In a genomic window of Nitrospirota bacterium:
- the tpx gene encoding thiol peroxidase, translating to METLTERKGIVTAKGKPVTLVGPELKKGDKAPDFRILDTELNEKTLKDFSGTVKLISVTPSLDTSVCNRQARTFDARTEDLGIAVLNVSMDLPFALERFVQEAHPVRLKAFSDHREASFGTAYGVLMKELRLLARSVFVVDKDDVIRYVQIVPEMTDDPDFRAAMEALRPVSG from the coding sequence ATGGAAACACTGACCGAACGCAAAGGCATCGTGACCGCGAAGGGGAAACCCGTCACCCTGGTCGGCCCCGAGCTCAAAAAAGGGGACAAGGCCCCGGACTTCCGCATTCTGGATACGGAGCTGAACGAAAAAACCCTGAAGGACTTCTCCGGCACCGTCAAGCTGATAAGCGTGACGCCTTCGCTGGACACCTCCGTGTGTAACAGGCAGGCGCGGACCTTCGACGCCCGGACGGAAGACCTGGGCATCGCCGTGTTGAACGTGAGCATGGACCTGCCCTTTGCCCTGGAGAGGTTCGTGCAAGAGGCGCATCCCGTGCGCCTCAAGGCCTTCTCCGACCACAGGGAGGCATCCTTCGGGACCGCTTACGGGGTGCTCATGAAGGAGCTGAGGCTCCTGGCCCGCTCTGTCTTCGTCGTGGACAAGGACGATGTCATCAGGTACGTCCAGATAGTGCCGGAGATGACGGACGACCCGGATTTCCGCGCGGCCATGGAGGCCCTGAGGCCGGTGTCGGGGTAA
- a CDS encoding nitroreductase family protein — protein sequence MEVIEALKRRRSINFFKPGKEVPEEKLTELLRLANLSPSSFNVQPWRVVVVRDAERKRTLRTCALDQPKVEEASVVLIMVADPDFLEKNFPRTLRSWEELGYTKPEKREGYMQLARRLYSEKPDALSRRYTALKNTALFAMCLMLAAQGLGLETHPMDGFDEGCVKKEFGIPEDKIIPMLVAVGYLKDGVELLPRAWRRDLEEFVSYESYGEQGG from the coding sequence ATGGAGGTTATCGAGGCGCTCAAGAGACGGAGGTCCATCAACTTTTTCAAGCCCGGAAAGGAGGTCCCCGAAGAAAAGCTCACCGAGCTTCTCCGCCTGGCCAACCTCTCCCCCTCCTCCTTCAACGTGCAGCCCTGGCGCGTGGTGGTGGTTCGGGACGCCGAGCGGAAGAGAACCCTCCGCACATGCGCCCTGGACCAGCCCAAGGTCGAGGAGGCCTCGGTGGTGCTCATCATGGTGGCCGACCCGGACTTCCTGGAGAAGAACTTCCCGCGCACGCTACGGAGCTGGGAGGAACTGGGCTACACGAAGCCCGAAAAGCGCGAGGGGTACATGCAGTTGGCCCGCCGGCTTTACAGCGAGAAGCCCGACGCCCTCTCCCGGAGGTACACGGCCCTGAAGAATACCGCCCTTTTCGCCATGTGCCTCATGCTGGCCGCCCAGGGACTGGGCCTCGAGACCCATCCCATGGACGGGTTCGACGAGGGCTGCGTGAAGAAAGAGTTCGGAATCCCCGAGGACAAGATAATCCCGATGCTGGTGGCCGTGGGGTACCTCAAGGATGGGGTGGAGCTCCTGCCCAGGGCCTGGCGGCGCGACCTCGAGGAGTTTGTCAGCTACGAGTCCTACGGCGAGCAAGGAGGCTGA
- a CDS encoding CBS domain-containing protein, giving the protein MSCIAAKDIMHPRVSIEAKEKGSELVKKLMSPYPALPVVDEKGTVLGIVSEYDVLDAVREGRTIHEFDAETIMSCGHIEHSDVCTEPIVVSPDTTIEDIVEIFYGQRISVIPVVGHQLERKPLVGIITRTCIVNALAEKGFWKEHEFQKRV; this is encoded by the coding sequence ATGTCCTGCATAGCGGCCAAAGACATAATGCATCCGCGCGTGAGCATCGAGGCCAAGGAAAAGGGCTCGGAGCTGGTCAAGAAGCTCATGTCGCCCTATCCCGCCCTGCCGGTCGTGGACGAGAAGGGCACGGTCCTGGGCATCGTCTCCGAATACGACGTCCTGGACGCCGTCAGGGAGGGACGCACCATACACGAGTTCGACGCGGAGACCATCATGAGCTGCGGGCACATAGAGCACAGCGACGTGTGCACGGAGCCCATCGTGGTCTCGCCGGACACCACCATCGAAGACATAGTGGAGATTTTCTACGGCCAGCGCATCTCGGTGATTCCGGTGGTGGGCCATCAACTGGAGCGCAAGCCCCTGGTGGGCATCATCACGCGCACATGCATCGTCAACGCCCTTGCCGAGAAGGGGTTCTGGAAAGAGCACGAGTTCCAGAAGAGAGTGTAG